A DNA window from Candidatus Bathyarchaeota archaeon contains the following coding sequences:
- the rps24e gene encoding 30S ribosomal protein S24e: protein RVEMKMRMISTRLNPLLDRREIYFEIIDESTPSRDRVRKELAANLKVDLERVWIRNLKTQTGTRRTIGRAHVYEESSRGLQIEPKYIINRNKAEIGSKEGEEE from the coding sequence AAGAGTGGAGATGAAGATGAGGATGATCTCAACTAGGTTGAACCCCCTCCTAGATAGAAGAGAGATCTATTTCGAGATAATAGATGAGTCAACTCCAAGCAGGGACCGGGTAAGAAAAGAGCTGGCTGCTAACTTGAAGGTCGATCTTGAAAGGGTGTGGATCAGAAATCTGAAAACCCAGACTGGAACCCGCAGGACTATTGGCCGAGCACATGTCTACGAGGAAAGCTCAAGAGGCCTGCAAATAGAGCCGAAATACATAATAAATCGGAATAAGGCTGAGATTGGAAGCAAAGAGGGAGAGGAGGAGTAA
- a CDS encoding 30S ribosomal protein S27ae — translation MARDGIYRLYIIKDGKLERKLPFCNRCGRGYFMADHGDRYTCGHCSLTIFKSEKKRRRS, via the coding sequence ATGGCTAGGGATGGAATCTACCGGCTCTACATAATCAAAGATGGAAAACTGGAGAGAAAACTCCCCTTCTGCAACAGGTGTGGTAGGGGCTACTTCATGGCGGATCATGGAGATAGGTACACCTGCGGCCATTGCAGCCTAACCATCTTCAAATCTGAGAAGAAAAGAAGAAGATCCTGA
- a CDS encoding site-specific integrase: MGSSPKYGWLLADADVRRWYENVARGSKVTADVYLRRFGAFCEHFKTSPGQLVTLSESELYNMLLDYVSFLEGDGCAGSYVKSALKAVKSWLAHNGIDIHRKIKIRGADDTPTLRDERIPTQQELRRIFLSADKKARIACVLVAHSGLRLMTLGNYTGTDGLGVRDLPEMRVEGNQVIIERAPTIIIVGSELSKAGHQYFTFLSEEGCEYLKDYLEERMARGERITPNSPIIRPKVAPKPFIRTVNVGDMIREAIRGAGFNWRPYVLRAYFDTQLMIAESKGLILRDYRQFFMGHKGDIEARYTTNKCRLPESVIEDMREAYRRSQEYLQTITYGIGRESIVEELKRHMLLVAGFTPEEISKLDLRGLSDEEFQEIIRERLMAGGEDCVQRVVSLEEVDKYLRTGWLYVASLPDGRVIIKKPG; the protein is encoded by the coding sequence TTGGGTTCGAGTCCTAAATATGGTTGGTTGCTTGCCGATGCTGATGTTAGGCGCTGGTATGAGAATGTTGCCCGTGGCTCCAAAGTTACGGCTGATGTTTACCTCCGCAGGTTTGGGGCCTTTTGTGAGCATTTTAAGACCTCACCTGGGCAGCTTGTCACGTTGAGTGAGAGTGAGCTGTATAACATGCTTTTGGACTATGTTTCGTTTCTCGAGGGGGATGGGTGCGCTGGCAGTTATGTTAAGTCTGCCTTGAAGGCTGTTAAGTCTTGGCTGGCCCATAACGGCATCGACATTCATAGGAAGATCAAGATTAGGGGTGCTGATGACACCCCGACGCTCCGGGACGAGCGCATCCCCACTCAGCAGGAGCTTCGGCGCATATTCCTATCAGCTGATAAGAAGGCTAGGATTGCGTGCGTATTGGTTGCGCACAGCGGGCTTAGATTAATGACTCTGGGCAACTATACGGGGACTGATGGGCTAGGGGTGAGAGATCTTCCGGAAATGCGCGTTGAGGGCAATCAAGTGATCATTGAAAGGGCTCCAACAATTATTATCGTTGGGTCTGAATTGAGCAAGGCTGGCCACCAGTACTTCACGTTTCTAAGTGAGGAGGGATGCGAATACTTGAAGGATTATCTGGAGGAGAGGATGGCTAGGGGCGAGAGGATAACGCCTAACTCGCCGATAATAAGGCCTAAGGTTGCCCCAAAACCATTCATAAGGACTGTTAACGTTGGGGATATGATTAGGGAGGCAATTAGAGGGGCCGGCTTTAACTGGAGACCATACGTTCTAAGAGCCTACTTTGACACACAGCTTATGATCGCCGAGTCTAAGGGGCTGATCCTGCGGGACTATAGACAGTTCTTCATGGGTCATAAAGGCGACATTGAAGCACGTTACACCACGAATAAATGTAGGCTTCCGGAGAGCGTTATCGAGGACATGCGCGAAGCCTATAGAAGAAGCCAAGAATATCTCCAGACAATTACATATGGGATCGGCAGGGAGAGCATAGTTGAGGAGCTAAAAAGGCACATGCTTTTGGTCGCCGGCTTCACTCCAGAAGAAATCAGCAAACTGGATCTGAGAGGCCTGAGTGATGAGGAGTTCCAAGAGATCATCAGAGAGAGGCTCATGGCAGGTGGGGAAGACTGCGTTCAAAGGGTTGTGAGCTTAGAGGAGGTTGATAAATATTTGCGAACGGGCTGGCTATATGTGGCCTCGCTGCCTGATGGAAGAGTAATCATCAAGAAGCCTGGCTAA
- a CDS encoding type II toxin-antitoxin system RelE/ParE family toxin, with the protein MKFKVFLHKKADEFLKRISLEDKQRIVDKLKQLEDFPAIKLDIVKIAGEANTFRLRVGKYRALFKVYEQEKIIVVAKIDTRKKIYQ; encoded by the coding sequence ATGAAGTTTAAAGTTTTCCTCCATAAAAAGGCAGATGAATTTTTAAAGAGAATCAGCCTTGAAGACAAGCAGCGCATAGTCGACAAGCTTAAACAGCTGGAGGATTTTCCAGCTATTAAACTTGACATAGTTAAAATTGCAGGTGAGGCAAACACTTTCAGGCTACGCGTAGGAAAATACCGAGCACTATTCAAAGTCTACGAACAAGAAAAAATAATAGTCGTCGCCAAAATAGACACCCGAAAAAAGATTTATCAATAG
- a CDS encoding site-specific integrase → MSRLGYRRKTGVRFMTFLGGWAVKLLKEHLSSRKLEDTSSIFNVTARTVHAYFRKTAQKFAGAFKGRNPYSPHSLRAAFRTFLSDHKVDPLYVEFWMGHKLPEQLRAYINKSRESWRQTYREQAEPWLTPP, encoded by the coding sequence ATGTCTCGACTTGGCTATAGGAGGAAAACCGGCGTTCGTTTCATGACATTTCTCGGAGGCTGGGCTGTTAAGCTCCTTAAGGAGCATTTGTCAAGCCGAAAGCTTGAGGATACATCGTCAATCTTCAACGTGACCGCAAGAACCGTGCATGCGTATTTCCGCAAGACCGCCCAGAAATTCGCAGGTGCGTTTAAGGGAAGAAACCCCTACAGCCCCCACTCGTTGAGAGCAGCTTTCCGCACGTTCCTAAGCGACCACAAAGTGGATCCGCTCTACGTAGAATTCTGGATGGGCCACAAGCTGCCCGAGCAATTACGCGCCTACATAAACAAGAGCAGAGAAAGCTGGAGACAAACATACCGCGAGCAGGCAGAACCATGGCTAACACCACCATAA